In the Callospermophilus lateralis isolate mCalLat2 chromosome 7, mCalLat2.hap1, whole genome shotgun sequence genome, AAAGCCAGACTGTGGCTGAGATTGCTGGAAGTGGCTGTGATGCCCATCAGCAGATGATAGAGACGGGCTTCCTGGAACTGCCACTAACCTCCTGCAGACCAGGCTCCATGTCCCAGCAGGTCCCAGCCCAAGTCCCACCTACAGCCATAACCATGGAAGGCAGGTAGGCGGACTTGGAGCCCCTGGGGATGATGGGGTGGCTCTGAATGGCAGAGCCTTCCAGCTGGGGCTCTGGTGGGGTGATGTGTGGCTCTGAATGGCAGCGGTCCTATTCTGGGGGATTAGGTGGCCTCAGGTGCTGACAGCTGCTTTGGTCTCCATGGAAGCAGAAGCCCTGCTGGAAGTACCTGCAGGCCTGGGGCACCTTTCTGTCATAAGCATGGCAGCTTGACCCCCAGTGATCATCCCTGAATGGCAGCTGGGAATGGGGGCTTGTTCTCCCTACCATGACTGTAGTCATCCTACCCTTCAGCGTCCATCCCAGCTGCAGATCCCTGTGAGCCTCCATTCATTTTCAAACACCCATTGATCAGTTTGCATTTtatgtgattttatatatatagaaaCATACAGCATGTTCTCTGTTTTGGTTTGGCTTTGctgtatggtttggatgtggcttTTACCCAGGAGTTCATATATTGGAGGCTTGGGTCCTTAGTGTGGCAGTGGTGAAACAGTGGGACTTTGTAGAGGTAGGGCCTTGTGGAATGTCTTTAGGTTATTGGGGCTTTGCCACAAGAGGGATTAAAGTAGTTTTCCTGAGACCTGAGTTAGTTCTAACTAGAGCAAATCACTCTAAGAGAGACCAACCTGGAATCTCTCTCTGGCTTCCTATGTCTCTCCATGTGATCTTGCCCTCTCATATTGCACTCTCAGCATTGTGATGCCCTCTGCCACAAGTTCCTCACCAGAACCAAGCCAATGCAGGTGCCAAGCCCTTGAACCTTCAAAATTGTgttaaataaacttcttttctttatgaAGTTATCTAGTCTCTTGTATCTCACTAGAGTAATAGAAACAGAATACTACATGGTTTCTTTCACTGTGTTATtactttgagattcatccatgttgttgtgTGTTTCAggagtttattatattttattgccAAGTATTATTCTATTGTACAGATTTATCACAATTGGTGTATTCTTCACTTGTTCATGAACATTAGGGGTGTTTCCAGGTTTTGGTCATTACATATAAAACTATTATGGACATTTGTGTACAAGTTTTTGTGCAGACACACATTATCATTATTTCTGAGTCAAAACCCAGGAGTGGAATGTCTAGATCATTATGGTAAATTTCCACTTACCTTTTGAAAataactgccaaactgttttatGAAGTGCTtgtgccattttacattcccaccccaGTGTGTGAAAGCTGTACATCTTGCCAACATGTGATATTGTCAGtttttttattgtaatttttaaGTTTACAATGTTTTTTCATTATAGTTTTAattggatttgcatttccctagtgactactgatgttgaacatcttttcatgtgcttttttTGAGCTATCTGTTTTAAAATACTTCATAGGTAATAGGGCTAATGCTTAAGTCTCAGTGAAGGATGAGTGTTACACAACAAGTGCCATGAAAAAATCTCATTCACCAGTTGactatgccattttttaaaattcacttgAAATTCCCATACCTGAGGGATACAGTTACTCTTGAATTAAGAGCTCCAATACAAGAAGTTCTTTGAAATAAGTTTTGCATTAAAATGTGTATATCATCCCTAAATTAAGGGTCAGCCCAGAATAGAGTACTCCCTCTTCCCCATTTTCTTCCATTAGAACAGACTGTTTTCTAGATTTGCTAAAGGTTATTTCAGAAAACACAGAATCTGTGCTTTAAGGGAATGTCTGAGGTCCTCAGAGAAGGATGAGTAGGGGATGAGGAATTGCATAGGAAAATGGAAATAGCAAACTTGTTAGGACACTTTTCTGGTAAACAATGGGTAAGTGTTTAGGGAAGTATTGTCAGGCAATGGAACTGAGAGAAGATGGGGAGGATAGTGATGAGTACATGCTTAGATCCCTGAGGGCAGGCCCCAGATGAAAGAGGACCTGAAGGGGGAACAGGAGATCAGTCACTCAGTAAGATACTAACTATACAAGTAACCTTCTTCATAATGTTGTGCAGAGAAGCACCATTCTTAGAATACCTGCACGATGACGGCTTCTCTTCTCAGACTTTTTCTAGGAACTAGATTCCTCCCACATTgggctttttctcctttcccaacTCTTGTTTTTTTGgattcatatgaaaaaaagagaatggCTTTTGTCATGGCCTCCGCTGCCTGAGCTCTCTTTTTCTGCCCACCTCCACAACCAACATTTTTAATTGTTCTGTTTCCTTATTTGGTGTAGTGGTTGATAGTTAAGTTTCTGAGCTGGGTTCAGTGGCTCAGAtgtgtaatctcagcaatttgggaggctgaggtaggacaaTCACAAGTTTAAGTCTAGCTTGGCAAgactttctcaaaattaaaaaaaaggggggatttGGGGggcaactggggatgtagctcagtggtagagcactcctgtgttcaatcctattactgcaaaaaaagaagaaaaagttaagTTTCTGGATTCTAACTGCCTGGATTTAGTTTCTGGCTCTGCTATTTATTAGCCATGTAGCTGAGGGAAAGTCAATCATCTGTATCTCTATTTCCTTATGTAAAAATTGAGAAAAGAGCCAGGTATGGTGATGCACGCCCATAATCTCAGCAGctgaggaggttgaggcaggaggatttcgagttcaaagccagcctcagcaacttagcaaggaaggccctaagcaagtcagtgagaacctgtatctaaatttaaaaatttttaaaaagaggtggtggctggggatgtggctcaggggttaaaacgcacccttgggttcaatacccagtacaaaaaaataaaaattgagaaaatactactactttccttagagagttatgtgaattttgttattatttttgcagtgctgaggttGGAACCCAGCGACTCACCATATTACATATTAGATAATACCCTAACACTGAGCTTCATTCCCAGACCtaaatgaattaatatttttaaagtgtttAGAACATTGCCTGGCAGAGTTTCAAACTCTCAGTAAATGTTAGCTATTAGTCAGATTTTAACTGTTTGAccccactttcttttctttttttggtactggggattgaactcaggggcactcaatcactgagccacatccccagccctattttgtattttactttagagacaggatctcactgagttgctcagtgcctcgctaaattgctgaggctagctttgaacttaagattctcctgcctcagcctcctaggccATTGGGTTTATCggcatgcaccattgcacccaTCTTTGACCCCACTTTCAAGGTGCTTCATAACCTCTATCTAAACTTCTATCCCATTACTCCTGTCTATTTCACTTGAATTTTGCTGTTTTCCTCACCAAATCATGAACCTATGCATAACTTCAAGTGGAAAGCCCTCAACAATTCAAATCCTACACAGTCTTCAATGCTGTCTTTATAAGCCATCTCCTCTATTACCTTttactacttctttttttttttatttttttaacaatttcttttaattgttatttatttttagttttcggtggacacaacatctttgtttgtatgtggtgctgaggatcgaacctgggccgcatgcacgccaggcgagcgcgctaccgcttgagccacatccccagccccttttactaCTTCTTATTACTTTAGTTCTTATCAACTATCTTCCCATCTGAATTCACAGCACCACAGAATTGAATGAAGAATCACACACTCATGATTCCTTTGTGTGAATCAGTTGTTTCTCCAATAGCTTATAAACTCAAGGAAGATAGAAAAAACAGCTGATAACTTCTGAGCCCTCTTTCAGTGGAgtgaatacattttctttattccatTTCATGAAATCTGTAGAGAGGTTCAACAAAGCAACAGAGGGCAGTCTGGGAAATTTATAGCTTTAATAGTGGATTGATTGGAAGTGGGGTGATAGCTTCTGTCCTAGCTCTGCCATTCTCTAAACGTCAGCTTTCTTCACCTAAGGTCCAGACAATGCCCACTTCATCTATGAACAAAGAAAACAGAACACACTTTATCCATATATCTATTCATTAAATAGAATAGTTTCCTCAGATATTTTCTCTTGAATTTCTTTTGGATAATGGTCATGTTTTTCTCTTTCAGTTCTTGCCTCTTAGAAATCTCAACCTTTAAATTCTTTACTGGCCTTTAGCACCCCCATAATGTCTAAGCTTATAGGAGTGATCTCATGAGTAGATGGATTGGAATAATCTGCTTACTCTAAGTGGGACTGGGAAAAATGGTGAGGAGCCCCTACAGAGATCTGAAATGCAACAACCTTGCCAAAAATCCTTACTCTGTGATCATGTCAGCCTCACCGGAGCTTCATCTGACTGGATAAATGTCTCTGTTCCATGTATCTCCTAGTCCCCATTGTTTCCTTTAGCAATTCTTTGTGTTCCTCCATGACAACATTTATTCTCAAATAATTTCTAAACTAGCCATGGGATTGCTGGTCTACTTACTGAATGCAAAACCACAGAACAGAGAGTCCTGAAAGAAATGAGGTTAGGAAGGTTGCTGGGGAGAGAGGAGCCCCTGCATCTGAGGGGAAAAGATGCAGCTTCTCTAAGTCTGGCAGGAAGGCTCGAGCATCCTCCAGAGCTGCCTGAGCCGTCACAGTAAAGTTGGGGTCACCAGAGACGGAAACATCAAAGACACAAGATTGGAAGTAAGCATCTTCAACTGGAAGCCCTTCCTTGCACAGCTGTCTGGCAGTATCTACAGTTATTGCTCCCCGGCGGTTGCGCTCTAAGCGAGAGAGTCTCTGACTTGGAGGGCACCCTCCGACACAGAGCTGCAGGTCCTGTTCAGCTGAGAAGGCCCTGGCCACGTCTTCTGCTACCTTGATGGAGAAGGAGAGCTGCCCAGCTGTCTGCCGAATGATTATTGTTGTGCCAATATAGGCAGCTCGGATCTCCACATGGCTCCCAGGGTTGGCAGTTTGAATGGACAAACTTGAGCCCCCAGGCCGGGCACCTCCATTGATGGAACCATCTTCAAAGGCTGCAGGAAGATTGTCCACCTCAGCCTGATAGACCTTCTGATCAATGCATTCCTGCATGTTCTTAAATATGATGGTAAGCTGTGAGGGCAAGACGGAAAAAAGAGTTCATTTGGGGCTCCATGCATCCTCCCCACAATCAGACCTTACAGACAGTCAGGGATCTGACCCGAGCAGAGATGCAAGGTAGCCCCAATCCTAATCCCTTCTATTATGTTCCCTACCCAGTCTTTCTGTCACAACCTCAACAACTACCAAGGAGTAGAAAAGTATTCCTTCTGAAATTCCTCAGCTCTGCTACCCCCAGTTTTCTCTTCAGTGTTTCCTGCATTTAGTTTACGGGAAATTAATTTACAGGAGCAAATTTTGGTAGGAGGAAGTGATTCAGGATGGGAGAGTGGTTGGCGAGGAAAATAGGAGCAATTCTGTGAAGTAGTAGGGATGGGGAGGAAGTGTACCCTGGGTGACCGTGAGAGGATCTCAAGAAATGGAAGCAGGGCGGCGGGGAAGGGGGACTGACTCCCTGACCTTCCGTGTAGTGGTAGCGTTGGCCCCCGATGCCACGGGGGAGCTGGTGGCCTGAACAAAAAGGAAGTCATTATCCAGCAGGGGCCAAGCTCCTTGGACACGGCACGTGTGAAAGTGGTGGTGGAAGCTGCGCACGTGGGGGTCTCCAAAGGAGGCGCAATGCAAGAAGCCCGGGGGACGGCCGTGCAGCCGCGAAAACCGGCCTTCGTAGTCACAGGGGTCTGGGGCTGGGGGGCCGGGGCCAGCGCCTGGAAGGGCGGGGCCCCGGGGTGCAGGAGGGGCCGTCGGGCCCTGGCGGGAGCAGTTGTGCTGGATCCTGAGGTCTTCTATCCCGTGCACCGCTGAGTGGAAGGCGAGGTCCCCACGGCAGGTGCGGGCCGTGCGGCGAGTGCAGAGCGCGTAGGAGCGGAGGGCCCGGCAGAAGCCGCTGGAGCCCCCTCCACCCCGGCCTCCTCCTGGAAGGGCTCCCGGTGAACCCCCGCCTCTCAGGCTTAGGGTGGATGATACGTATTCAGCATTGCAGCGGAGGATCTTGCACTGAGAATGAGCTGAGGACAAGAAGGGAGACGGTTGGGAGAAGGTCCCCAGATGCTCCTCTGTCAGTTATGTTCTCAACTCCCCCAAATATCATCAAGGAATTCCAGTCGgtcctataaccccagcccccagccctcaGCTCCccaggcctgtcctctttcagggtAAGCCTTTGGATCTCTTCTCCCTGCCAGCCAAGGGACCTTCTCCAAGTTGAATGGGAAATAAAGCCTGCCTGTGTGAGAGTGGGCAAGTGTCTGGGACTCGGTGCCCATTTCTCCTCACTCACGTGCTTACATGCCCGCCCCTGCGTAGCACCTACCCTCTAGATTCCCCCAAACCCTTCCCTGGCCCTTCCTTACCATGTCCACAGAGGAGCAGCAGGAGAGTGAGAGTGCTTAGAGTTGGGGGACTGCCATGGGGGGGCCGGGGGCTAGGGGACTGGCCTGGATCCCCCATACCTATCCAGCCGGGTCCCCCCAGGCGCTGGTTCTTCCCAGATGATGACCCTCCTACCTAGTGGATTTTGACAGGCGGTCCTGTAAGTGACTGGAAAAAGAAATTTGGCCGGGCATGGGGAAAGAGAAGAGTTGGAGATTGGTCAGGATGCTGTGAAGAGGATCTGGGGAGAAGAGAAGGGTGAGCAGGCTGGAATCGGGGGAAATGAGGTTCCCCAAACCATACGTGTGGCTGGTAAACTCTGTGCCTTGCTCCCAAGGCCATTTTCAGGTCCCTTGTACAATCAATACTCCTAAGTGGGGGCGGAGGGGAGGTGCAGTGAACTGGTGGGCAGAGTCCACTGTATTGCCCCATCCTGAACTACCAAATAGCAGATATGTAAAAATCGAGGAATCATGGGGACAGGTCAGATATCAATCATCCTAGTGGGCTCTCCAATAGAATTAGGATCTGAAAATACTTCAGAAACATACCTCTTGTTTGTCCCCCAAGAGAAGACACCCTCCAGGAGTCAGTCATCTCTTTTCCTCCTTTGTGTCAGAAGAACACAAAAAGGAGAAAAGTGGAATACCTATGCCTTCTAGAACATCAATATTCAAATGTAAAGGGAACTGGTCTCTTTCATCTGCTCTAGAGTGTTACAATTATAATCTCTTTGGAGAACAATGGAATGCAAACCAAGCAtgcaaatatgtttttttttctaagtcaGTACTTGTATTGTTCCAAAACTAACTGAAGAACCACTCTTTCCATTATTCTCCCCTTCACAAAGTCAGAGGTTCCTCATCTTTTGAGGAAGACAGGGATTTGGAAGGACCtaactccttccctccctcctgcccAACTGCCCTATTTTGTGGTAAAAATGATTGCGGGAAGAGTCCAAAAGAGGTAGAATAAGATAGAGGGATTAGAGTTGTGAGGAGAAATAATTTACAACAAGAAGCTCCACCCTGGAAAGCCCAACAAAAAGGGCTGCTGAGTAGGTAGGTAGAAGAATGTCGGTGACTAATCATCTGATTACCCATTTGGCCTTGGTGAGAAGAGTACAGAATAGAGGGTGTCGGGAACTCCTAAAACTTCAAAGTCTTGAAGTGAGTTTTGGGGtacaactcagtggtaaagtgcatgcTTAGCTTGCACAAGACTTTGGGTTTGATCTGCTAGCACTACCACAAACTAAACCAAACCaaatcaaaataaacaaaaacccagAAATCCTTAAGGTATCACAGGTAAAGAGGGAGCTAAGACTTCCAGAGGAGAGACAAGAGTATTAAACTTCAAATGGCGGGAGATCAGAGACCAAAAAGAAATGAGACCAGAGAAAGGGAGGTTGTGGCACCCTCGGTAGGGAGAGATCCTAGCTTTGGGACTGCAGACATACAAGAAGCTATCTGTAATTCTATAAAAGTCAATCCAGAAGCATATTAAAGCAGTTGCAATTTCATTTTGACTTACTGTTTCCAGAGGTCAAACATTACTCTGCTATCCAACTCTCCTGCCATGGTTGCCTATTCTGTCAGTCTGCTGCAGCCAGGGGGTCCCCTGTCTCTTTCTCCATGCTCCCCATGTTCCCCAGTCAGGCTACAATCTCACCGAGGTCAGGGAGTCAGTCAGAGAAGGTTTGGTGTTGGGGGAAGGGGGAGTAAATGGCTGGCCAGAATATTGGACAGCTGAGCGGGGGAGGGAGGTGGCTACTGAGTTGACAGTTTTAAAAATAGCTAAGTCCAAAATTCCAGGAACGTGGGTGGCAGTAGGGTGTGGGAGTGGGGGCAGTGAGGAGGGTAGGAATGTTAGTCAGAATATGGAGTACTGGGTGCCGGGTAGGGGTAGGGAATAGAGAAATAAGATAAGTCAGATATCCAATTCCAGCATATGTGACTCTATAATCACTGCCTACTCCAGGCAGCCCTCCAGCATTCTTGATAATGAACTCCTGGCCTTTATAGTGGGCAAGTGGATACCTCTCATTTCCCACCCTCATCCCTGCTACGTTGAATATTGCATTTAGTTTCTCTATACAGTAGCTAAGGGGTAGCGACTTTAAAGATCACCAGCATAAGTAGTTCACAGCCCCTCCCCCATCCTTGcagagtatttcagaaactaaaaAAGCCAGCTGTCCAGAGAAGAAATCTGATCTCTGAGTTGTTTAGGATGAGGGTTTGTTCAGTCTACCCAGTTCAGATCCTTGCAGCTGTCTATCTCCCTGCTTCTTCCATTTTCATTACCTTAGTTTGGATAGCAATTCC is a window encoding:
- the Hjv gene encoding hemojuvelin isoform X2 — translated: MGDPGQSPSPRPPHGSPPTLSTLTLLLLLCGHAHSQCKILRCNAEYVSSTLSLRGGGSPGALPGGGRGGGGSSGFCRALRSYALCTRRTARTCRGDLAFHSAVHGIEDLRIQHNCSRQGPTAPPAPRGPALPGAGPGPPAPDPCDYEGRFSRLHGRPPGFLHCASFGDPHVRSFHHHFHTCRVQGAWPLLDNDFLFVQATSSPVASGANATTTRKLTIIFKNMQECIDQKVYQAEVDNLPAAFEDGSINGGARPGGSSLSIQTANPGSHVEIRAAYIGTTIIIRQTAGQLSFSIKVAEDVARAFSAEQDLQLCVGGCPPSQRLSRLERNRRGAITVDTARQLCKEGLPVEDAYFQSCVFDVSVSGDPNFTVTAQAALEDARAFLPDLEKLHLFPSDAGAPLSPATFLTSFLSGLSVLWFCIQ
- the Hjv gene encoding hemojuvelin isoform X3, coding for MTDSWRVSSLGGQTRAHSQCKILRCNAEYVSSTLSLRGGGSPGALPGGGRGGGGSSGFCRALRSYALCTRRTARTCRGDLAFHSAVHGIEDLRIQHNCSRQGPTAPPAPRGPALPGAGPGPPAPDPCDYEGRFSRLHGRPPGFLHCASFGDPHVRSFHHHFHTCRVQGAWPLLDNDFLFVQATSSPVASGANATTTRKLTIIFKNMQECIDQKVYQAEVDNLPAAFEDGSINGGARPGGSSLSIQTANPGSHVEIRAAYIGTTIIIRQTAGQLSFSIKVAEDVARAFSAEQDLQLCVGGCPPSQRLSRLERNRRGAITVDTARQLCKEGLPVEDAYFQSCVFDVSVSGDPNFTVTAQAALEDARAFLPDLEKLHLFPSDAGAPLSPATFLTSFLSGLSVLWFCIQ
- the Hjv gene encoding hemojuvelin isoform X1; this translates as MGDPGQSPSPRPPHGSPPTLSTLTLLLLLCGHAHSQCKILRCNAEYVSSTLSLRGGGSPGALPGGGRGGGGSSGFCRALRSYALCTRRTARTCRGDLAFHSAVHGIEDLRIQHNCSRQGPTAPPAPRGPALPGAGPGPPAPDPCDYEGRFSRLHGRPPGFLHCASFGDPHVRSFHHHFHTCRVQGAWPLLDNDFLFVQATSSPVASGANATTTRKLTIIFKNMQECIDQKVYQAEVDNLPAAFEDGSINGGARPGGSSLSIQTANPGSHVEIRAAYIGTTIIIRQTAGQLSFSIKVAEDVARAFSAEQDLQLCVGGCPPSQRLSRLERNRRGAITVDTARQLCKEGLPVEDAYFQSCVFDVSVSGDPNFTVTAQAALEDARAFLPDLEKLHLFPSDAGAPLSPATFLTSFLSGLSVLWFCIQ